AAGAACTCATGGCTGCTTTCATTCTTGCAAATCGTATTCTTGGTTTTGTAAACGCGCCTGCCATTTCCCAGCGCCTAGCTGCCAAGTGTGCTGAAGAGGTAGTTGACGTGACCATCTACGAAAGACGACGTGATCTTTTTTGCGAAGTGCTTGAAGAAGCAGGCCTTGAGTTTGTAAAACCCAAAGGGACCTTTTACGTGTTTCCTAAAACCCCCATTGACGACGTGGAGTTTTGCAAACTTCTCCAGGAAGAGTTAATCCTTGCCGTACCCGGCCGCGGCTTTGGCGGGCCAGGTCATATTAGACTTGCCTTTTGTATTGATGAAATTTTTATTGAAAAGGCGCGTGAGGGATTCAAACGCGCCGTGGCAAAGGCAAAAGAGAATAAATAGGAGGGATTATGTATCAACCAAGGCTTGAAACACTTCCTCGCGAAGAAATCGAAAAAATCCAGCTAAAACGACTTAAATGGACTCTGGCACACATAAAAGCAAACAATGCCTATTACTTTTCCCGTTTTGGAGATCTTGACCCTCATGATTTGAAAAGTATTTCAGATATTAAAGAACTTCCCTTTATCACCAAAGACGAACTGCGTGAAGCCTACCCTTTTAAGCTTGCCTGTGCCCCTAAAGAAGACTTCGTTAGGTTTCACATGTCTTCAGGCACCACGGGGACCCCGGTAATCAACCCGTACACCCGTTCAGACGTTGAACAATGGGCAGAAATCATGGCCCGCTCGCTTTCAGCAGCAACCCTTACGCACAAAGACATCTTTCAAATAACCCCGGGCTTTGGGCTGTTTAACGGGGGCTTTGGTTTTCACTACGGTGCCGAAAGAATTGGCTGTTTTGTGGTTCCTATCGGGCCAGGGCGGACCCTTATACAGCTTAAATTCATCAAAGACTTTAGTACCACAGCCATTGCGGCTATTTCTTCTTACCCCTTGCGGCTTATCGAAGTGGCCAGGGCCGAAGGTTTTGATTTCAAGGAGACCAAACTCCGCGTGGGTATCTTTGGCGCTGAAGTCTGGAGCAATGAAACCCGCAAGTTCATCGAAGAAGAAATGGGGATTGAAACCTTTGACATCATCGGCATGACGGAAACCGGCGGCGTAGGCCTTGGGATTGATTGCATAGCCCACAATGGTATTCACGTATGGGAAGATCACTACCTGGTAGAAATTGTTGATCCCGAAACCGGGGAAAGCCTTCCAGACGGAGAAGAAGGCGAACTTGTGATAACCACCCTTACCCGGGAAGGACTGCCCTTGATCCGCTACCGCACCAGAGACATCACGAGAATTGTCTCAAGAGGGCGTTGTACCTGCGGCAGAAGCATGCTTCGTTTGGCACGCA
The DNA window shown above is from Thermodesulfatator atlanticus DSM 21156 and carries:
- a CDS encoding phenylacetate--CoA ligase family protein; translated protein: MYQPRLETLPREEIEKIQLKRLKWTLAHIKANNAYYFSRFGDLDPHDLKSISDIKELPFITKDELREAYPFKLACAPKEDFVRFHMSSGTTGTPVINPYTRSDVEQWAEIMARSLSAATLTHKDIFQITPGFGLFNGGFGFHYGAERIGCFVVPIGPGRTLIQLKFIKDFSTTAIAAISSYPLRLIEVARAEGFDFKETKLRVGIFGAEVWSNETRKFIEEEMGIETFDIIGMTETGGVGLGIDCIAHNGIHVWEDHYLVEIVDPETGESLPDGEEGELVITTLTREGLPLIRYRTRDITRIVSRGRCTCGRSMLRLARIKGRTDDMLKVKGINFYPRQIEEIIMAHPETLPDYLIRIGKKEGKDFIEILVESRSLDESLKRRLEEEIYNYLGFRAQVELLPEGEIPRREGKAVRVEKIKD